The following proteins are co-located in the Cetobacterium sp. NK01 genome:
- a CDS encoding metallophosphoesterase family protein produces the protein MRVLHTSDWHLGKKLEGQSRILEQKLFIDALEKTVKNEKIDLILLAGDIYDTYNPSAEAEKLFFDSIKQLSLNGDVGIIIIPGNHDNPQRLTAISHLAKDYGVIIYDKAFQQITVGKYGTMNIYSSVPGGIFIEKNNEKVYIYNLPFPSEAILNETFDNKKFNVRIREILAEGASYNQEDIPTILMTHIYVAGSMGEGEVALELGGSRAIAISDLPHAEYIALGHVHKPMSFISKNAYYCGSPIEYRVTENKFDKKVFVVDILKNSTKVKEIPLENYKPIREYTVSGADAAIDKSLELIDVNEWIYLNVELKEPLTNSAIRKIKNNKNILEIIPIVKEETKDSEVTNYNEQTIEEAFIEFYKEETMGLGPNENITKLFLELLEEGENNETN, from the coding sequence ATGAGAGTGCTTCATACATCTGATTGGCATTTAGGTAAAAAACTTGAAGGTCAATCAAGAATTTTAGAACAAAAATTATTTATTGATGCCTTAGAGAAAACTGTAAAAAATGAAAAAATTGATTTGATTCTATTAGCAGGAGATATATATGATACCTATAATCCTTCAGCAGAAGCTGAAAAATTATTTTTTGATAGTATAAAACAACTTTCTTTAAATGGAGATGTTGGAATTATTATTATCCCTGGGAATCACGATAATCCTCAAAGATTAACAGCTATTTCTCATTTAGCTAAAGATTATGGAGTTATTATCTATGATAAAGCATTTCAACAGATTACCGTAGGCAAGTACGGGACAATGAATATATATAGCTCTGTTCCAGGTGGAATTTTTATCGAGAAAAATAATGAAAAAGTATATATATACAATCTTCCATTTCCAAGTGAAGCAATTTTAAATGAAACATTTGATAATAAAAAATTTAATGTAAGAATAAGAGAGATTTTAGCAGAAGGGGCAAGTTATAATCAAGAAGATATACCTACAATTTTAATGACTCATATATACGTAGCAGGTTCTATGGGAGAGGGAGAAGTCGCTTTAGAATTAGGTGGTTCAAGAGCAATTGCTATAAGTGATTTACCTCATGCTGAATATATTGCATTAGGTCACGTTCATAAACCAATGAGTTTTATTAGTAAAAATGCATATTATTGTGGTTCTCCTATTGAGTATAGAGTGACTGAAAATAAATTTGATAAAAAAGTTTTTGTGGTTGATATTTTAAAAAATTCTACTAAAGTAAAAGAGATTCCTCTAGAAAATTATAAACCTATTAGAGAATATACTGTAAGTGGTGCAGATGCAGCTATTGATAAATCTTTAGAGCTTATAGATGTAAATGAGTGGATATATTTAAATGTAGAATTAAAAGAACCACTAACAAATTCAGCAATTAGAAAAATTAAAAATAATAAAAATATTTTAGAAATAATACCTATTGTAAAAGAAGAAACAAAGGATAGCGAAGTTACGAATTATAACGAACAAACTATAGAAGAAGCATTTATAGAGTTTTATAAAGAGGAAACTATGGGGTTAGGTCCAAATGAAAACATAACGAAACTTTTCTTAGAACTTTTAGAGGAGGGAGAAAATAATGAGACCAATTAA
- the nagE gene encoding N-acetylglucosamine-specific PTS transporter subunit IIBC produces the protein MFSYLQKIGKALMVPVAVLPAAAILLGLGYFIDPTGWGGNSALAAFFIKSGAAIIDQMPILFAVGVAFGMSKDKNGSAALTGLVGFLVITTLLSPGAVGQIMKIDNVPVGFSKINNQFIGILVGVISSALYNRFSDVELPKALSFFSGKRLVPIITSFVMIIVAFLLMYVWPGIYDGLVSFGEGISGMGAVGAGIYGFLNRLLIPVGLHHALNSVFWFDVAGINDIPKFLGGAQSIANGTGIPGVTGMYQAGFFPIMMFGLLGAAVAFVRTAKPENKDKIKSIMIAAGFATFLTGVTEPLEFAFMFVAPGLYLVHAILTGISLFIAATMHWIAGFGFSAGLIDMLLSSRNPLATGWYMLVIQGIVFFFLYYFIFYFIITKFNLKTPGREDADPSEDANVSSKASTNDELAEKMLPLLGGTDNLVTIDNCITRLRLDVKDSSLVNDAEIKKLGVAGVLKPSKTSVQVIVGTQVEFVANALKRMTGK, from the coding sequence ATGTTTAGTTATTTACAAAAAATAGGTAAAGCACTAATGGTTCCTGTTGCAGTTTTACCAGCTGCTGCAATTTTATTAGGATTAGGTTACTTTATAGACCCAACTGGTTGGGGAGGAAATAGTGCATTAGCTGCATTTTTTATTAAGTCAGGAGCTGCAATAATAGATCAGATGCCTATATTGTTTGCTGTTGGTGTTGCTTTTGGAATGTCTAAAGACAAAAATGGTTCAGCTGCTTTAACAGGTTTAGTAGGATTCTTAGTAATCACTACGCTACTTTCACCTGGAGCTGTAGGTCAAATTATGAAAATAGACAATGTGCCTGTTGGATTTAGTAAAATAAATAACCAATTCATAGGTATTTTAGTTGGAGTTATCTCATCTGCTCTATATAACAGATTTAGTGATGTAGAGTTACCTAAAGCTTTATCTTTCTTCAGTGGAAAAAGATTAGTTCCAATTATAACATCATTTGTTATGATCATAGTTGCATTTTTATTAATGTATGTATGGCCAGGAATTTATGATGGATTAGTTAGCTTTGGAGAGGGAATCAGTGGAATGGGAGCTGTTGGAGCTGGAATTTACGGATTCTTAAATAGACTTTTAATTCCTGTTGGATTACATCACGCTTTAAACTCTGTTTTCTGGTTTGATGTTGCTGGAATTAATGATATACCTAAATTCTTAGGTGGAGCTCAATCAATTGCAAATGGAACTGGAATACCAGGAGTTACAGGAATGTACCAAGCTGGATTCTTCCCAATTATGATGTTTGGTCTTTTAGGAGCCGCAGTTGCTTTTGTAAGAACGGCTAAACCAGAAAATAAAGATAAAATAAAATCTATTATGATTGCTGCTGGATTTGCAACTTTCTTAACAGGAGTTACAGAACCTTTAGAATTTGCATTTATGTTTGTTGCACCAGGATTATACTTAGTTCATGCTATTTTAACAGGAATATCTTTATTTATAGCTGCAACTATGCACTGGATTGCTGGATTTGGATTCTCTGCTGGTTTAATAGATATGTTATTATCATCTAGAAACCCACTAGCTACAGGATGGTATATGTTAGTTATACAAGGTATTGTATTCTTCTTCTTATACTACTTTATCTTCTACTTCATTATCACAAAATTTAATCTTAAAACTCCTGGAAGAGAGGATGCTGATCCTTCAGAAGATGCAAATGTATCATCGAAGGCTTCTACAAATGATGAGTTAGCTGAAAAAATGTTACCACTTTTAGGAGGAACAGATAATTTAGTAACTATTGATAACTGTATTACAAGATTAAGATTAGATGTTAAAGATAGTTCTTTAGTAAATGATGCAGAGATCAAAAAGTTAGGAGTAGCAGGAGTACTAAAACCAAGTAAAACTTCTGTTCAAGTTATTGTAGGAACTCAAGTTGAGTTTGTCGCTAATGCTTTAAAAAGAATGACAGGAAAATAG
- a CDS encoding cation:proton antiporter, translated as MYYLFVLLFFIFLAIYSNFIGKIFEKIKLPSLIGMMIAGVLIGPYCLNKTPDLALTLAPILKDVALIIVLFIGGLGIGADQIKKIGRPAILLSIIPATLEGFAIAYLSTIFLDFTFIQGAILGFIIAAVSPAVLIPSMVNLIDKNIGQKKSIPQLLLVGASADDSIAITLFTSFLAIYFQKLDGGSFDFKSQLFLIPISILFSLLTGWGIGFLGKYSYLKINNSILKTFTIFMICLILRFIENKFHFSLYNSLLTIMSLGFFIRHYEGEKYKAIHKSMSEIWKYGKIYLFTFVGMAINPGLVGGYFFIGLTILTYSLSIRSIGVLIALTGTNLNFKERLFCVIAYLPKATVQSAKAGIPLQMGVVGGEVMQAIAILSVLITAPLGAIGINSTYEKLLKNS; from the coding sequence ATGTATTATTTGTTTGTTTTACTTTTTTTTATTTTTTTAGCTATTTATTCTAATTTCATAGGAAAAATTTTTGAAAAAATAAAACTTCCATCTTTAATAGGGATGATGATAGCAGGGGTTTTAATAGGTCCATATTGTTTAAATAAAACTCCTGATTTGGCTTTAACATTAGCTCCTATTTTAAAAGACGTAGCTTTAATTATTGTTTTATTTATCGGTGGTCTCGGGATAGGAGCAGATCAAATAAAAAAAATAGGTCGGCCTGCAATACTATTAAGTATAATACCAGCTACTTTAGAAGGATTTGCTATTGCTTACTTATCAACAATATTTTTAGATTTTACTTTTATACAAGGAGCTATTTTAGGTTTTATTATAGCTGCCGTAAGTCCTGCTGTTTTAATTCCATCTATGGTAAATTTAATAGATAAAAATATAGGACAAAAAAAATCTATTCCACAGCTTCTATTAGTGGGAGCATCTGCTGATGATAGTATCGCTATAACTTTATTTACATCATTTTTAGCTATTTATTTTCAAAAATTAGATGGAGGAAGCTTTGATTTTAAATCTCAGTTATTTCTTATACCAATATCTATATTATTTAGCTTATTAACTGGATGGGGAATAGGATTTTTAGGAAAATATAGTTATCTAAAAATAAATAACAGTATTTTAAAAACATTTACAATTTTTATGATTTGTTTAATACTTAGATTTATAGAGAATAAATTTCATTTTTCATTGTACAACTCTTTATTAACTATAATGTCACTAGGATTTTTCATTCGTCACTACGAAGGAGAAAAGTATAAAGCTATTCATAAATCAATGAGTGAGATTTGGAAATATGGAAAAATATATCTATTTACATTTGTAGGAATGGCAATTAATCCAGGATTAGTAGGCGGGTACTTCTTCATTGGATTAACTATTTTAACATACTCATTATCTATTAGATCAATTGGAGTTTTAATTGCATTAACTGGAACAAATCTTAATTTTAAAGAAAGATTATTTTGCGTTATTGCATATCTTCCTAAGGCTACTGTACAATCTGCAAAAGCAGGAATACCTCTTCAAATGGGAGTAGTAGGAGGAGAAGTTATGCAAGCCATAGCAATTTTAAGTGTCTTAATAACTGCCCCTTTAGGAGCTATTGGAATTAATTCAACATATGAAAAATTATTAAAGAATTCTTAA
- a CDS encoding betaine/proline/choline family ABC transporter ATP-binding protein (Members of the family are the ATP-binding subunit of ABC transporters for substrates such as betaine, L-proline or other amino acids, choline, carnitine, etc. The substrate specificity is best determined from the substrate-binding subunit, rather than this subunit, as it interacts with the permease subunit and not with substrate directly.): MIEFKKVTKSYDKRTLILKNIDFKIKTGEFVVLIGESGCGKTTTMKLINRLIDPSSGVVLIDGEDISKVDPIILRRRIGYVIQKEGLMPHMTIGENIELVPKLLKWEKEKRKERAFELLNLLNLDPEIYYDKYPHEVSGGQKQRVGIARALATNPDIILMDEPFSALDPITRESIQDEVLKLQKELGKTIIFVTHDMDEAIKLGERIAFLKDGEILQFDTPDEILKRPASEYIEQFIGKDRIWKTPKKLLVSDIMSKHYWTIEKRSNISRAFNLLKTHDTDFLIVTEIEGGRYSEPLGIIFRKNLIYAMENNILRVRDIMDKEFTTIDKDSNLLDVLNKMSSINAKVIPVVDDKNKLTGVITNLGLVNAISKIAPAHEDESLEIGDVV; this comes from the coding sequence ATGATTGAGTTTAAAAAAGTTACAAAATCTTATGATAAAAGAACACTTATTTTAAAAAATATAGATTTCAAAATAAAAACTGGAGAGTTTGTCGTTTTAATTGGAGAATCCGGTTGTGGGAAAACAACAACAATGAAATTAATAAATAGACTTATTGATCCATCTAGTGGTGTTGTACTTATAGATGGAGAAGATATTAGCAAAGTAGATCCCATAATTTTAAGAAGAAGAATTGGTTATGTTATACAAAAAGAGGGACTTATGCCTCATATGACAATAGGAGAAAATATTGAACTAGTTCCAAAACTTTTAAAGTGGGAAAAAGAAAAAAGAAAAGAACGAGCATTTGAACTGTTAAATCTTTTAAATCTTGATCCTGAAATATACTATGATAAATATCCTCATGAAGTGTCAGGAGGTCAAAAGCAAAGAGTTGGAATCGCTAGAGCTTTAGCTACAAACCCTGATATAATTTTGATGGATGAACCATTTTCTGCATTAGATCCTATAACTAGAGAAAGTATTCAAGATGAAGTTTTAAAACTACAAAAAGAGTTAGGAAAAACTATTATATTTGTTACTCATGATATGGATGAAGCTATTAAATTAGGAGAGAGAATAGCGTTTTTAAAAGATGGAGAGATTCTACAATTTGATACTCCAGATGAGATTTTAAAAAGACCAGCTTCTGAGTATATAGAACAATTTATAGGAAAAGATAGAATTTGGAAAACTCCTAAAAAGTTACTTGTTTCAGATATAATGTCTAAACACTATTGGACAATTGAAAAAAGAAGTAATATCTCTAGAGCTTTTAATCTTTTAAAAACTCACGATACTGATTTTCTTATTGTGACAGAAATAGAGGGTGGAAGATATAGTGAACCTCTAGGAATAATATTTAGAAAAAATTTAATATATGCAATGGAAAATAATATTTTAAGAGTTAGAGATATTATGGATAAAGAATTCACTACTATAGATAAAGATAGTAACCTACTAGATGTTTTAAATAAAATGTCTAGTATAAATGCTAAGGTTATACCTGTTGTTGATGATAAAAATAAATTAACAGGAGTTATAACTAACTTAGGATTGGTTAATGCTATTAGTAAAATAGCTCCAGCTCATGAAGATGAATCTTTAGAGATAGGTGATGTGGTATGA
- a CDS encoding glycine betaine ABC transporter substrate-binding protein, which produces MNSFIKYFIEKLPEVHIALMQHIEITGLAVAIAIIIGVPIGIFIIRSERLSKVVLTIAGIFQTIPSLALFGLIIPIMGIGIKPAVFVLFLYSLLPIITNTYIGIKGVDKSTIQAAIGMGMTNFQVLTKVKLPIAVAVIMGGIRISTVATIGTATIAALIGAGGLGELIFRGISTSNNNLVLTGAIPTAILAFVANYFLGVLEKVLTPSGMLTNPREKKKNIKILKIVMAILILGIGFRIYENSKDRNTPTIVVGHKNYNEQRILGVMMSQIIEANTPYKVKTVELGTGTVIFEAIKSGDIDVYPEYTGVAYAAYLGKKEKADAKTVFDIIKSEYLADHNLDIREPMGFENTYAFAMKPEVAQKYGIKTISDLKRYANNMVLSGPHEFMEREDGLLGIQKAYNIKFKSILSMDQGLVINSLVSDKIEVALVYSTDGLIAKHKLLLLEDDLKFFLPYEVVVTMRKGFENTKGDVIEVLDSLVEALNEDEMQELNLLAIEGNEPIENIINKFLQNKGIIK; this is translated from the coding sequence ATGAATTCCTTCATAAAATATTTTATCGAAAAATTACCTGAGGTTCACATTGCACTTATGCAACATATAGAGATAACAGGACTTGCTGTAGCTATTGCCATTATTATCGGGGTTCCAATAGGGATTTTTATAATTAGGAGTGAACGACTTTCTAAAGTAGTTTTAACTATAGCAGGTATATTTCAAACAATACCTAGTTTAGCATTATTTGGTCTGATAATTCCTATTATGGGAATTGGAATAAAGCCTGCGGTGTTTGTACTTTTTTTATATTCATTATTACCAATCATAACCAATACATATATTGGAATAAAAGGTGTAGATAAATCTACAATTCAAGCTGCTATAGGTATGGGAATGACTAACTTCCAAGTTTTAACTAAGGTTAAATTGCCAATTGCTGTAGCAGTTATAATGGGTGGAATTAGAATTTCAACTGTTGCTACAATAGGTACAGCTACAATTGCAGCACTAATTGGAGCTGGTGGATTAGGAGAACTTATATTTAGAGGAATCTCTACAAGTAATAATAATTTAGTTTTAACAGGAGCTATTCCAACTGCTATCTTAGCTTTTGTGGCAAACTACTTTTTAGGAGTTTTGGAAAAAGTATTGACTCCTAGCGGGATGTTAACAAATCCTAGAGAGAAAAAGAAAAATATTAAAATTTTAAAAATAGTTATGGCTATTTTAATATTGGGAATCGGATTTAGAATATATGAAAATTCAAAAGATAGAAATACTCCTACTATAGTTGTAGGACATAAAAATTACAATGAACAAAGAATCTTAGGGGTTATGATGTCTCAAATAATTGAAGCTAATACTCCGTATAAAGTAAAAACAGTTGAGCTTGGAACTGGAACTGTTATTTTTGAAGCTATTAAAAGCGGAGATATTGATGTATATCCTGAATATACAGGTGTAGCTTATGCTGCATATTTAGGAAAGAAAGAGAAGGCAGATGCTAAAACTGTATTTGATATTATAAAATCTGAATATTTAGCAGATCACAATTTAGATATTAGAGAACCTATGGGATTTGAAAATACATATGCTTTTGCTATGAAACCAGAAGTAGCTCAAAAGTATGGAATAAAAACTATTAGTGATTTAAAAAGATATGCAAATAATATGGTTTTAAGTGGTCCTCATGAGTTTATGGAGAGAGAAGATGGACTTTTAGGAATACAAAAAGCTTACAACATAAAATTTAAAAGTATTCTATCTATGGATCAAGGATTGGTTATTAACTCTTTAGTTTCAGATAAGATTGAAGTTGCTTTAGTTTATTCTACAGATGGATTGATAGCTAAGCATAAGTTGCTTCTTTTAGAGGATGATTTAAAGTTTTTTCTACCTTACGAAGTTGTAGTTACAATGAGAAAGGGGTTTGAAAATACGAAAGGAGATGTTATTGAAGTATTAGATTCTCTTGTAGAGGCTTTAAATGAAGATGAGATGCAAGAGTTAAATCTTTTAGCAATTGAAGGGAATGAACCTATCGAAAATATTATTAACAAGTTTCTCCAAAATAAAGGCATTATAAAATAA
- a CDS encoding NCS2 family permease: protein MENIKQKNNGVLRAIDSYFQLSHYNTTISTEITAGITTFMTMAYILIVQPLFMSAAGMDVKAVTIVTALLSAAFSIVMGLYTNRPFAMAPAMGGNAFFAYTLVAGGMVNWQTAMGMVFLSGIGFLVLTVFGLRGLIVEAIPKNLKFAIGVAVGFFIAMVGFKNGQIMTISNGTISMGSIYNPNTILSLIGLFITIALVLNKVRGGVLIGIVITTLLGIPMGITQIPESFFSMPPSISSIAFKLDIMGALKFAFLPLIFTFFVGDFFCTLGTLLGVSAQAGLLDENGNLPEVDKPFLVDSIATIVGALFGSTTITTFLESAAGVEEGGRTGLTAISTGICFIFTIFLTPIVYIIPSAATAPALIFIGILMMTSMKFIDMDDMTEFVPAVITIMFTVFTDNMASGMSMGIISHVIIKVLTGRYKELNIPVLILTLPLLGYFIFL, encoded by the coding sequence ATGGAAAACATTAAACAAAAGAATAATGGTGTGCTAAGGGCTATTGATTCTTACTTTCAACTTAGCCATTATAACACTACGATTTCAACAGAAATAACTGCTGGAATTACAACTTTTATGACGATGGCATACATCTTAATAGTTCAGCCTTTATTTATGAGTGCTGCTGGAATGGATGTTAAAGCTGTTACTATTGTAACTGCTCTGCTATCAGCTGCCTTTTCTATCGTTATGGGTCTTTATACAAATAGACCTTTTGCTATGGCACCAGCTATGGGGGGAAATGCATTTTTCGCTTATACTCTAGTCGCTGGAGGAATGGTTAATTGGCAAACAGCTATGGGAATGGTATTTTTATCTGGAATAGGTTTTTTAGTTCTTACAGTTTTCGGATTGAGAGGACTTATTGTAGAAGCGATTCCTAAAAACTTAAAGTTTGCTATAGGAGTAGCTGTTGGATTTTTTATAGCTATGGTAGGATTTAAAAATGGTCAAATAATGACAATTTCAAATGGAACTATATCTATGGGAAGTATTTATAATCCAAATACTATATTATCTTTAATCGGACTTTTTATTACAATTGCACTTGTTTTAAATAAAGTTAGAGGTGGAGTTTTAATTGGTATAGTGATTACTACACTGCTTGGAATTCCAATGGGAATAACTCAAATACCTGAGAGCTTTTTCTCTATGCCGCCATCAATATCTAGTATAGCTTTTAAACTTGATATAATGGGAGCATTAAAATTTGCATTTTTACCTTTAATATTCACATTTTTCGTAGGAGATTTCTTCTGTACTCTAGGAACTTTATTAGGAGTTTCAGCACAAGCTGGACTTTTAGATGAAAATGGTAATTTACCAGAAGTAGATAAACCTTTCCTAGTTGATTCTATAGCAACTATTGTTGGAGCATTATTTGGTTCTACAACAATAACAACATTTTTAGAGTCGGCAGCTGGAGTTGAAGAGGGAGGAAGAACAGGTCTAACTGCAATATCTACAGGAATTTGCTTTATATTTACAATTTTCTTAACACCAATTGTTTATATAATTCCATCTGCTGCAACAGCACCAGCATTAATTTTTATAGGTATCCTTATGATGACAAGTATGAAGTTTATCGATATGGACGATATGACTGAATTTGTTCCAGCTGTAATTACAATTATGTTTACTGTATTTACAGATAACATGGCATCTGGAATGAGTATGGGTATTATATCTCATGTAATTATAAAGGTATTAACTGGAAGATATAAAGAGTTAAACATACCTGTGTTAATTTTAACACTACCACTATTAGGATATTTTATATTCTTATAA
- a CDS encoding BatD family protein: MKKINLFLIMLMLCKLTFSELILNSSDLSPSKYEVFNLEVSFVNEDKERYKIDGIDNFDVLSKGSSNSYNVINGKTTSIKSDVYRLKPKKDGEFILKVITEKGNEKSILIDVKENKQLDEIMQDRFTLKANIPKKVYYFGEKIPFQENFISTVNISSFSQVKAPNFQDFSVKDVTKYNNNSYIQSQIDYNGKQAIELNIFKGILQANSSGEKNITTSEVKVGEPTRDFFYENTTLVGGENLKIDIRPLPVDAPKNFKDIVGTLNYKENWKNKDVNVGQAITLNLTLSGSGNLALLENLPIENQNDFNVFQSVKNYSEEIKGENYYNEKTFEVAFIPKNGGIEKTPEIVIPYFNTKTEKYENLIIPSQEIKVTGEKLQIDNPQSKRPIQKNMENNNLVNKDEVASSGKLTNNLQEVNIKLLETEKIPAKNIYKLAFGIISLLCLVELIVIIYLVLDRKKNKSHKKR, translated from the coding sequence ATGAAAAAAATTAATTTATTTTTAATTATGTTAATGCTTTGTAAGTTGACTTTTTCTGAATTAATATTAAATTCTTCTGATTTATCTCCTTCAAAGTATGAGGTTTTTAATTTAGAAGTTTCTTTTGTAAATGAAGACAAAGAAAGATACAAAATAGATGGAATTGATAATTTTGATGTTCTATCTAAAGGATCTAGCAATAGTTATAATGTTATTAATGGAAAAACAACATCAATTAAAAGTGATGTATACAGATTAAAACCAAAGAAAGATGGAGAGTTTATATTAAAAGTAATCACTGAAAAAGGTAATGAAAAAAGTATTTTAATAGATGTGAAGGAAAATAAACAGTTAGATGAAATTATGCAAGATAGATTTACTTTAAAAGCTAATATTCCAAAAAAGGTTTATTATTTTGGTGAAAAAATACCGTTTCAAGAAAATTTTATAAGTACTGTTAATATTAGTTCATTTTCCCAAGTTAAAGCACCAAATTTTCAAGATTTTTCAGTAAAAGATGTAACTAAATATAATAACAATAGTTATATACAAAGTCAAATAGATTATAATGGAAAGCAGGCAATTGAACTTAATATCTTTAAGGGGATATTACAAGCTAATAGTAGTGGCGAGAAAAATATTACAACAAGTGAAGTAAAAGTTGGGGAACCGACAAGAGACTTTTTCTATGAAAATACAACTTTAGTAGGTGGAGAGAATTTGAAAATAGATATTAGGCCACTTCCTGTAGATGCTCCTAAGAATTTTAAAGATATTGTTGGAACTCTTAATTATAAAGAAAACTGGAAAAATAAAGATGTTAATGTAGGACAAGCTATTACTTTAAATTTAACTCTATCTGGTAGTGGAAATTTAGCTTTACTCGAAAATTTACCTATTGAAAACCAAAATGATTTTAATGTTTTCCAAAGTGTTAAAAATTATAGTGAAGAAATCAAAGGGGAAAACTATTATAATGAAAAAACTTTTGAAGTTGCTTTTATTCCTAAAAATGGTGGTATTGAAAAAACTCCAGAAATAGTTATTCCATATTTTAATACTAAAACAGAAAAATATGAAAATTTAATAATTCCATCACAAGAAATAAAAGTAACAGGAGAAAAACTTCAAATAGATAATCCACAAAGCAAAAGACCTATACAAAAAAATATGGAAAATAACAATTTGGTAAATAAAGATGAAGTTGCTTCTTCTGGAAAATTAACTAATAATTTACAAGAAGTTAATATAAAACTTCTTGAAACAGAGAAAATTCCAGCTAAAAATATTTATAAATTGGCATTTGGAATTATTTCTTTGTTATGTTTAGTAGAATTGATCGTAATAATATATCTTGTATTAGATAGAAAAAAAAATAAAAGTCATAAAAAAAGATAA